A single Pristis pectinata isolate sPriPec2 chromosome 6, sPriPec2.1.pri, whole genome shotgun sequence DNA region contains:
- the apeh gene encoding acylamino-acid-releasing enzyme isoform X3, with protein sequence MFYDEDSIVYTGPSGNCTELQGELLSRESPSGFFKAVLREHTNKKGEEKQFLEIWNKNSKEKSINLTALDKHGKVYEDDQFGCLVWSHSETHILYIAEKKRPKTESFFQTKPQISMTEEDEDSIKPEKQEKPVKGDDFVYWEDWGEALVKKTTPVLCVLDIESNNISVLEGIPDHISPGQAFWAPNDTGIIFVGWDHEPQRLGLVYCTNRKSGLYYVDLTGGNCVQLSSQVNAVWSPRLSPDKCRIVYFEGDAGGPHQQCSKLCMYDWYTKVTSTVVDIVNRPDEDGFTGIYSSALAQNCWAMDSQRVLVDTPQRSRKDLLVINITTRSVTSLTSGSDAASWTLLAVHQDLMVVTCSSPNCPPSLKVGFLPAAGKEQRVTWVALDETEPLPGIDWKILTFTPPLEQENPKFPALDFEGILLIPNERKEGAPPPVIVWPHGGPHSVFTAEWMLYPVTLCKLGFAVLLVNYRGSIGFGQDSVCSLPGNVGSQDVKDVQFAAEFVLKEKFADTAKVFVIGGSHGGFLAGHLAGQYPEFYKACVTRNPVINIASMLGTTDIPDWCTVEAGFEYTANQLPTPLLLEAMLSKSPIAYASQVKSPVLIMLGEKDKRVHPTQGLEFYRALKAREVPVRLLWYPDNNHSLSKVDAEADGFMNIVLWFVKRL encoded by the exons ATCTGGAATAAAAACTCGAAGGAGAAGAGCATAAATCTGACTGCACTTGACAAGCATGGCAAGGTGTACGAAGATG ATCAGTTTGGTTGTCTTGTGTGGTCTCACTCAGAGACTCACATTCTGTATATTGCTGAAAAGAAAAGACCCAAAACGGAATCCTTCTTCCAAACTAAGCCACAAATTAGTATGACTGAAGAGGATGAGGACAGCATCAAACCAGAAAAACAGGAGAAGCCTGTAAAA GGAGATGACTTTGTGTACTGGGAGGACTGGGGAGAAGCACTGGTGAAAAAGACCACACCTGTGCTGTGTGTTCTGGATATTGAAAGTAACAACATCTCTGTTCTGGAAGGGATTCCTGACCACATTTCTCCAGggcag GCTTTTTGGGCTCCCAATGACACTGGCATCATATTTGTTGGATGGGATCATGAACCTCAACGCTTGGGTCTCGTGTACTGCACCAACAGAAA GTCGGGACTGTACTATGTGGATCTGACAGGTGGCAATTGTG TGCAACTTTCATCCCAAGTAAATGCTGTTTGGTCTCCACGGCTCAGTCCTGACAAGTGTCGAATTGTCTACTTTGAAGGTGATGCAGGTGGACCCCACCAGCAGTGTAGCAAACTTTGCATG TATGACTGGTACACAAAAGTGACCTCCACTGTGGTGGATATTGTGAATCGGCCAGATGAAG ATGGATTTACTGGCATTTACTCTTCAGCACTAGCACAAAATTGTTGGGCTATGGACAGTCAGCGGGTTCTCGTTGATACACCTCAAAGAAGCAGAAAG GATCTCCTCGTAATAAATATTACAACAAGAAGTGTTACATCGCTTACTAGTG GCTCAGATGCTGCAAGCTGGACACTGCTGGCTGTTCACCAGGATCTGATGGTGGTCACATGCTCATCCCCTAACTGCCCACCCAGTCTG AAAGTGGGCTTTCTGCCTGCTGCAGGCAAAGAACAAAGGGTCACTTGGGTGGCACTTGATGAAACTGAACCATTGCCAGGCATAGACTGGAAAATTCTGACTTTTACTCCTCCACTTGAACAAGAGAATCCTAAATTCC CTGCACTGGATTTTGAAGGCATCCTTTTGATCCCCAATGAAAGAAAGGAAGGTGCTCCACCTCCAGTTATTGTTTGGCCACATG GTGGACCACATTCAGTTTTCACAGCAGAATGGATGTTGTACCCTGTCACTCTTTGCAAGTTGGGATTTGCAGTTTTACTGG TAAACTACAGAGGTTCCATTGGCTTTGGACAGGATAGTGTCTGCTCTCTGCCTGGGAACGTAGGAAGCCAAGATGTGAAAGATGTGCAG tttgcagCAGAATTTGTGCTGAAGGAAAAGTTTGCTGATACCGCAAAGGTCTTCGTCATTGGTGGCTCACATGGAGGTTTTCTTGCTGGCCATCTGGCTGGGCAGTACCCTGAATTCTATAAGGCCTGTGTGACTAGAAATCCTGTCATTAACATTGCTTCCATGCTGGGAACGACTGATATTCCAGACTG GTGTACGGTCGAGGCCGGTTTTGAGTACACAGCTAATCAGCTTCCAACTCCTCTGTTATTGGAAGCAATGTTGAGCAAATCACCAATCGCATATGCTTCTCAA GTAAAATCTCCAGTGTTAATCATGCTAGGCGAGAAAGACAAACGTGTTCATCCCACACAAGGCCTCGAGTTCTATCGAGCATTGAAAGCCAGAGAGGTTCCTGTACG ATTATTATGGTACCCCGACAACAACCACTCATTGTCCAAAGTTGATGCAGAGGCTGATGGATTCATGAATATCGTACTCTGGTTTGTAAAACGCCTCTAA